One segment of Hippopotamus amphibius kiboko isolate mHipAmp2 chromosome 2, mHipAmp2.hap2, whole genome shotgun sequence DNA contains the following:
- the IDNK gene encoding probable gluconokinase isoform X2 has translation MKMGKGIPLNDQDRIPWLCNLHDILQRDVASGQHVVLACSALKKVYRDILIQGKDGAPLKCDKLGKEEKPAEVKLLVVHLTGSFEVISGRLLKRKGHFMPPELLQSQFNTLEPPSAPENFIQISVDKNLSEIIAIIMEALK, from the exons GACAGGATTCCATGGCTCTGCAACTTGCATGACATTTTACAAAG agatgTAGCCTCTGGACAGCATGTAGTTCTAGCCTGTTCAGCTCTGAAGAAAGTATACAGAGACATCTTAATACAAGGAAAAGATGGTGCACCTCTGAAGTGTGATAagttaggaaaggaagaaaagccgGCTGAGGTGAAGCTTCTTGTGGTCCATCTGACTGGGTCATTTGAGGTCATCTCTGGACGCTTACTCAAAAGAAAAGGGCATTTTATGCCCCCTGAGTTATTGCAGTCCCAGTTCAATACTCTGGAGCCCCCATCAGCTCCAGAAAATTTCATCCAAATCAGTGTGGACAAAAATCTTTCAGAGATAATTGCTATAATTATGGAAGCTCTAAAATGA